A genomic segment from Lathyrus oleraceus cultivar Zhongwan6 unplaced genomic scaffold, CAAS_Psat_ZW6_1.0 chrUn0173, whole genome shotgun sequence encodes:
- the LOC127112603 gene encoding cyanogenic beta-glucosidase — protein MAVFHINVFLLLSLLTITIVTPMNGFNPLGDFNRSSFPKGFVFGTASSAYQYEGAAFEGGKGPSIWDNFTHKYPEKIKDRSNGDVAVDSYHKYKEDIELIKDLNMDAYRFSISWSRVLPKGKLSGGVNPEGIKYYNNLINGLLAKGLQPYVTLFHWDVPQALEDEYHGLLSHRIVDDFRDYAELCFKEFGDRVKHWITINEPWTVSMNAYAFGTLAPGRCSYWLNRNCTGGDSGTEPYLAAHNQLLAHSAAANLYRIKYKSSQRGIIGITLVSHWYEPATTATADVDASKRALDFMFGWYMNPLTRGEYPKSMRTLVGKRLPKFSKEESRELKGSFDFLGLNYYSSYYAAHASHHPNVVQPAIQTDSLVNATFEHNGKPLGPMSASSWLCIYPKGLHNLLLYTKKTYEDPVIYITENGRDEFNDPTLSLEESLLDTYRIDYYYRHLYYIETAIRHGVNVKGYFAWSLLDNFEWDSGSSLRFGLVFVDFKDGQKRHPKLSAEWFKNFLVKS, from the exons atggCAGTATTTCATATCAACGTGTTTCTGTTACTCTCTCTTTTAACCATCACCATTGTTACTCCTATGAATGGTTTTAACCCTCTTGGTGATTTCAACCGGAGCAGTTTTCCCAAAGGCTTTGTTTTTGGAACAGCCTCTTCTGCATATCAG TATGAAGGTGCAGCATTTGAGGGTGGAAAAGGACCAAGCATTTGGGATAACTTCACTCATAAATATCCAG AAAAAATAAAAGATAGAAGTAATGGTGATGTAGCGGTTGACTCGTATCATAAGTACAAAGAAGATATTGAACTCATAAAGGATTTGAATATGGATGCTTATAGATTCTCCATTTCTTGGTCTAGAGTTCTACCAA AGGGAAAGCTTAGCGGAGGTGTAAATCCTGAAGGAATAAAGTACTACAACAATCTCATCAACGGATTATTGGCTAAGG GTTTGCAACCATATGTGACACTTTTTCATTGGGACGTTCCCCAAGCTTTAGAGGATGAGTATCACGGTCTTTTAAGCCATCGCATTGT AGATGATTTTAGAGACTATGCTGAACTTTGCTTCAAGGAATTTGGTGATAGAGTGAAACATTGGATTACTATAAATGAACCATGGACTGTGAGCATGAATGCTTATGCATTCGGAACGTTGGCACCGGGTCGATGTTCATATTGGTTAAATCGGAATTGCACAGGAGGTGATTCAGGGACAGAACCATATTTGGCTGCACACAACCAGCTTCTTGCTCATTCTGCTGCTGCAAATTTGTACCGGATCAAATATAAG TCATCTCAACGAGGCATAATAGGGATTACCTTAGTCTCACACTGGTATGAGCCGGCCACTACAGCGACGGCCGACGTTGATGCTTCAAAACGAGCTCTCGACTTCATGTTTGGATG GTATATGAATCCGCTTACAAGAGGCGAATATCCAAAAAGCATGCGAACTTTGGTGGGAAAGAGATTACCAAAGTTCTCAAAAGAAGAGTCAAGGGAACTTAAGGGGTCTTTTGATTTTCTAGGCCTAAACTATTACTCATCCTACTATGCTGCTCATGCATCTCACCATCCCAATGTCGTCCAACCGGCCATACAAACTGATTCTCTTGTTAATGCTACAT TTGAACATAATGGCAAGCCTCTCGGTCCAATG TCTGCTTCGAGTTGGTTATGTATTTATCCAAAAGGACTTCATAATCTTTTGCTTTACACCAAGAAAACGTACGAGGACCCTGTAATTTACATTACTGAAAATG GTCGTGATGAGTTCAACGATCCAACATTATCTCTTGAAGAATCTCTCTTAGATACTTATAGGATTGATTACTACTATCGTCATCTTTACTATATTGAAACTGCAATTAG GCATGGTGTGAATGTAAAGGGATATTTTGCATGGTCATTGTTGGATAACTTTGAATGGGATTCTGGCTCGAGCTTGAGATTTGGACTCGTCTTCGTTGATTTTAAAGACGGTCAGAAAAGACACCCAAAACTTTCTGCTGAATGGTTCAAGAATTTTCTCGTTAAATCTTAG